One region of Clostridiales bacterium genomic DNA includes:
- a CDS encoding SNF2-related protein — protein MEELPVADNTKARISLDTGSNKVHWIYFNPDADAGGQYVSGDLDFSVFEELVEQYDIANHPENAADFRNDLEEMSDQFLADINTPFFMEAENDYEMDCDYIEFTPENLLKIHEDILSLEADREAARETDRYEAEFGADGTRVFRETEDLAEDDSEIESLTDEELDALPISTVKDGEVVTYPNAEALLDDQEEALAPPPQVKRSSKVVPHVLHPEISTEYRTNFQIESDDIGVGTPLERFYHNIRAIQLLNKLDAESRLATPTEQRVLADYVGWGGLSEFFKEDNPHYTELKNVLSDEEYASARESTLTAFYTPPVVIKAVYSALENMHFQTGNVLEPSCGIGNFMGLVPESMNDAKFYGVELDNISGRIAQQLYQKNSIAVQGFENTNLPDSFFDAAIGNVPFGQFKVPDKRYDKHNFLIHDYFFARTLDKVRPGGVIAFITSKGTLDKENPNVRKYIAQRADLLGAIRLPNDTFKAAAGTEVTSDIIFLQKRDRLVDIEPDWVHLATDANGIRMNAYFVDNPEMVLGDMQMVSGPHGMESACIAYENAELGDLLRDAIQNIHAEITEFEIDDLEAEDEDLSIPADPDVRNFSFTVVDGKIYYRENSRMNPVDVSATAESRIKGMIGIRDCVRTLIEYQTEDYPDADIKAEQEKLNRLYDDFSKKYGLISARANNSAFNSDSSYCLLASLEVLDDEGNFLRKADMFSKRTIKQKVTVQSVDTASEAYALSLAEKARIDMPYMSELTGKTEQELFEDLKGVIFLNPMHASEEDGRPKYLPADEYLSGNVREKLAIAKRSAELSPEDYGENVRALEAVQPVDLTASEISVRLGATWLPPEIVEQFMFELFNTPRYCQWNIHVHYAQYTGEWNVEGKSYDRSNVKAYNTYGTGRVNGYKIMEETLNLRDVRIFDYIEDGNSRKTAVLNKKETAIAQGKQELIKQAFADWIWSDPERREQLTKLYNEKLNSIRPREYDGSHLNFVGINPEITLRPHQVNAIAHILYGGNTLLAHVVGAGKTFEMVAAAQESKRLGLCQKSLFVVPNHLTEQWASEYLQLYPSANILVATKKDFETKNRKKFCGRIATGDYDAVIIGHSQFEKIPMSLERQRAILQQQLDEVLDGISELKKNRGDNFSIKQLERTKKTVKQKLDKLNDQSRKDDVVTFEELGVDRIFIDEAHYYKNLAAFTKMRNVGNISQTEAMKSSDLYMKCRYLDELTGGRGVVFATGTPISNSMVEMYTMQKYLQYGALRRNDLLHFDAWASTFGETVTAIELSPEGTGYRAKTRFAKFYNLPELMAMFKETADIQTADMLKLPVPEAHYHSVVLKPSETQKEMVASLSERAERVRNKMVDSSVDNMLLITNDGRKLALDQRLMNDMLPDSETSKVGACAENVFDIWQRTADRKSTQMVFCDLSTPHGDGKFNVYDDLRNKLIAKGVPAEEIAYIHTANSEAQKKELFGKVRSGQVRVLIGSTQKMGAGTNVQTKLAALHHLDCPWRPSDLQQREGRIIRQGNENKEVDIYTYVTENTFDSYLYQLVESKQKFIGQIMTSKSPVRSAEDIDETALSYAEIKALCAGNPHIKEKMDLDIDVSRLKLLKANHLSQRYALEDQILKEFPQKIKSLEQRIEGYQTDIDQRKRNTEPNEDGFSPMFMPGGTVREKKAAGDAILGLCKSMTSPEPISIGQYRGFDMELSFDTFSREYKITLIHQLRHTVTLGTDIFGNIQRLDNTLGAFEERMAACAEQLENTRVQLENAKAEVQKPFPQEEELKTKSARLNELNAMLNLDKRENEIVAGERGEEEPQKSSADRER, from the coding sequence GTGGAAGAACTCCCTGTCGCAGACAATACGAAGGCGAGAATATCCCTTGACACCGGCAGTAACAAGGTTCACTGGATTTACTTCAATCCCGATGCAGATGCAGGTGGACAGTATGTTTCCGGTGACCTTGATTTCTCTGTTTTTGAAGAGCTTGTCGAGCAGTATGACATTGCCAACCATCCGGAAAACGCCGCCGACTTCCGAAATGACCTTGAAGAAATGTCGGATCAGTTCCTTGCGGACATCAATACTCCGTTCTTCATGGAAGCTGAAAATGACTATGAGATGGACTGCGATTATATCGAGTTCACGCCGGAAAACCTCCTGAAGATTCACGAGGATATTCTATCTTTAGAGGCAGACCGGGAAGCAGCGCGAGAGACTGACCGCTATGAGGCGGAGTTTGGTGCAGACGGCACACGGGTATTCAGAGAAACGGAAGATTTGGCAGAAGACGATTCCGAAATTGAGAGCCTAACGGACGAAGAATTGGATGCTCTGCCCATCAGCACCGTCAAAGACGGCGAGGTCGTGACCTACCCCAATGCGGAAGCCTTGCTGGATGACCAGGAAGAAGCGCTCGCTCCGCCTCCGCAGGTGAAAAGGTCTTCCAAGGTCGTGCCTCATGTGCTGCATCCGGAAATCAGCACCGAGTACCGAACCAACTTTCAAATCGAGAGCGATGATATCGGCGTGGGCACGCCGCTGGAACGGTTCTATCACAATATCCGTGCCATTCAGCTTCTGAATAAGCTGGATGCGGAAAGCCGATTGGCGACACCCACGGAGCAGCGTGTGCTTGCCGACTATGTGGGCTGGGGCGGTCTATCCGAGTTCTTCAAGGAGGACAATCCCCATTATACCGAGCTGAAGAATGTGCTTTCCGATGAGGAATATGCGTCGGCAAGAGAATCTACGCTGACGGCCTTCTATACGCCGCCCGTGGTGATCAAGGCGGTGTACAGTGCCCTGGAGAACATGCACTTTCAGACCGGCAATGTGCTGGAGCCCTCCTGCGGCATCGGCAACTTTATGGGGCTTGTTCCCGAAAGCATGAATGACGCGAAATTCTACGGCGTGGAGCTGGACAACATTTCCGGGCGGATCGCCCAGCAGCTGTATCAGAAAAACAGTATCGCGGTGCAGGGCTTTGAAAATACAAACCTTCCCGACAGCTTCTTTGATGCTGCAATCGGCAATGTCCCCTTCGGGCAATTCAAGGTGCCCGACAAGCGCTATGATAAGCACAACTTCCTCATTCACGATTATTTCTTCGCCCGCACCTTGGATAAGGTGAGACCCGGCGGCGTGATCGCCTTCATTACCTCAAAGGGTACGCTGGATAAGGAAAATCCCAATGTTCGAAAGTATATCGCCCAGAGAGCCGACTTGCTCGGTGCGATCCGGCTGCCGAATGATACCTTCAAGGCCGCTGCCGGCACAGAGGTCACATCGGACATTATCTTCCTCCAAAAGCGTGACCGATTGGTGGATATTGAGCCCGATTGGGTGCATCTGGCCACCGATGCCAATGGCATCCGGATGAACGCCTATTTTGTGGACAACCCTGAAATGGTGTTGGGCGACATGCAGATGGTCAGCGGGCCTCACGGCATGGAGTCCGCCTGTATTGCTTATGAAAATGCAGAGCTTGGGGACCTCTTGCGGGATGCCATCCAGAACATTCATGCCGAGATTACCGAATTTGAAATCGACGATCTTGAAGCGGAGGATGAGGACCTTTCTATCCCCGCTGACCCTGATGTGCGCAATTTCAGCTTCACGGTGGTGGACGGTAAAATCTATTACCGTGAAAACAGCCGCATGAATCCCGTGGATGTTTCCGCGACTGCCGAAAGCCGTATCAAGGGCATGATTGGTATCCGAGACTGCGTCCGGACGCTGATTGAGTACCAGACGGAGGACTATCCCGATGCCGATATCAAGGCAGAGCAGGAAAAACTCAATCGCCTCTATGATGATTTCAGCAAAAAATATGGGCTTATCAGCGCAAGAGCCAACAATTCGGCTTTCAATTCCGACAGCTCCTACTGCCTGCTTGCCTCGCTGGAGGTGCTGGACGATGAGGGCAACTTCCTCCGCAAGGCAGATATGTTCTCCAAACGAACCATCAAGCAGAAGGTAACGGTGCAGTCGGTTGACACGGCTTCCGAGGCCTATGCCCTGTCTCTTGCAGAAAAAGCCAGAATCGATATGCCGTATATGTCGGAGCTTACCGGCAAAACCGAGCAGGAGCTGTTTGAGGATTTGAAGGGTGTGATCTTCCTCAACCCCATGCACGCCAGCGAGGAGGATGGCAGACCGAAATATCTTCCCGCAGATGAATACCTCTCCGGCAATGTCCGGGAAAAGCTGGCGATTGCGAAACGCAGTGCAGAACTTTCCCCCGAAGATTACGGGGAGAATGTCCGTGCGCTTGAGGCGGTGCAGCCGGTTGACCTGACGGCAAGTGAGATTTCCGTAAGGTTGGGCGCAACATGGCTGCCTCCGGAAATTGTGGAGCAGTTTATGTTTGAGCTTTTCAACACCCCTCGCTACTGCCAGTGGAACATCCATGTTCACTACGCGCAGTACACCGGCGAATGGAATGTGGAGGGGAAATCCTATGACCGCAGCAATGTGAAGGCCTACAATACTTATGGCACCGGCAGAGTTAATGGCTATAAGATCATGGAGGAAACCCTGAACCTCCGAGATGTGAGAATCTTCGACTACATCGAGGACGGAAACAGCAGGAAAACGGCTGTGCTCAACAAGAAAGAAACCGCCATCGCACAGGGCAAGCAGGAGCTTATTAAGCAGGCCTTTGCTGATTGGATTTGGAGCGACCCGGAACGCCGGGAGCAGCTGACCAAGCTGTATAACGAGAAGCTCAACAGCATTCGCCCCCGTGAGTATGACGGCAGCCACCTGAATTTCGTGGGAATCAATCCGGAGATCACGCTGAGGCCGCATCAGGTCAATGCCATTGCCCATATCCTCTACGGCGGCAACACCCTGCTTGCGCATGTAGTTGGGGCTGGGAAGACCTTCGAGATGGTAGCGGCGGCCCAAGAGAGTAAACGGCTGGGCTTGTGTCAGAAAAGCCTGTTTGTGGTCCCCAATCATCTGACGGAGCAATGGGCGAGCGAATACCTCCAGCTCTATCCCTCCGCCAATATTCTTGTCGCCACTAAGAAGGACTTTGAGACCAAGAACCGCAAGAAGTTTTGCGGGCGCATTGCCACCGGCGACTACGATGCGGTCATCATTGGGCACAGCCAATTTGAAAAGATCCCCATGTCCCTGGAACGACAGCGTGCCATCCTGCAGCAACAGCTGGATGAAGTGCTGGACGGCATTTCTGAATTGAAGAAAAACCGTGGGGATAATTTCTCCATCAAGCAGCTGGAGCGAACCAAGAAAACGGTCAAGCAGAAGCTGGACAAGCTCAATGACCAGTCCCGCAAGGATGATGTTGTGACCTTTGAGGAGTTGGGCGTTGACCGTATCTTCATCGATGAGGCGCATTACTATAAAAACCTCGCCGCATTTACAAAAATGCGGAATGTGGGCAACATCAGCCAAACCGAGGCCATGAAGTCCAGCGACCTGTATATGAAGTGTCGGTATTTGGACGAGTTGACCGGCGGCAGAGGCGTTGTGTTTGCCACCGGCACGCCCATCTCCAATAGCATGGTGGAGATGTACACCATGCAGAAGTATCTCCAGTACGGAGCGCTGCGCAGGAATGACCTTCTCCACTTCGATGCCTGGGCCTCCACCTTCGGTGAGACGGTGACAGCCATCGAGCTCTCCCCGGAGGGCACGGGCTACCGCGCCAAAACGAGGTTTGCCAAGTTCTATAATCTACCGGAGCTTATGGCAATGTTCAAGGAGACCGCAGATATTCAGACAGCCGATATGCTCAAACTCCCTGTTCCGGAGGCCCATTACCACAGCGTTGTCTTGAAGCCATCGGAAACGCAAAAGGAAATGGTGGCCTCTCTTTCGGAACGAGCCGAGCGTGTCCGCAATAAGATGGTGGATTCCAGCGTGGATAACATGCTCCTCATCACCAATGACGGCAGAAAGCTTGCCTTGGATCAGCGGCTCATGAACGATATGCTCCCCGACAGCGAGACAAGCAAGGTGGGCGCGTGTGCGGAGAATGTTTTTGATATTTGGCAGCGCACCGCCGATCGGAAATCGACACAGATGGTATTCTGCGACCTGTCTACGCCCCACGGCGACGGCAAGTTCAATGTGTACGATGATCTCCGAAACAAGCTGATTGCCAAGGGCGTTCCGGCAGAGGAAATCGCCTATATCCATACGGCAAACTCCGAGGCGCAAAAGAAAGAGCTGTTTGGCAAGGTGCGCTCCGGTCAGGTGCGTGTGCTCATCGGTTCCACGCAGAAAATGGGAGCCGGCACCAATGTGCAGACGAAGCTTGCGGCACTTCATCATTTGGATTGTCCGTGGCGACCGTCTGACCTGCAGCAGCGGGAAGGACGAATCATCCGCCAGGGCAACGAAAACAAGGAGGTCGATATTTACACCTATGTCACGGAGAACACCTTCGACAGCTACCTGTATCAGTTGGTGGAATCCAAGCAGAAGTTCATTGGGCAGATCATGACCAGCAAATCCCCGGTGCGCTCTGCGGAGGACATTGACGAAACCGCCCTGAGCTATGCGGAAATCAAGGCGCTGTGCGCCGGCAATCCCCACATCAAGGAGAAGATGGATTTAGATATTGATGTGTCTCGCCTGAAGCTGCTCAAGGCCAACCATCTGAGCCAGCGCTATGCTCTGGAGGATCAAATTCTGAAGGAGTTTCCGCAGAAAATCAAATCGTTGGAGCAGCGCATTGAGGGCTATCAGACAGATATTGACCAGCGCAAAAGAAATACCGAGCCCAACGAGGACGGCTTCTCCCCGATGTTTATGCCGGGCGGCACGGTAAGAGAAAAGAAGGCCGCCGGCGATGCCATCCTCGGCCTTTGCAAGTCCATGACAAGCCCAGAGCCGATTTCCATCGGTCAGTACCGTGGCTTTGACATGGAGCTGTCCTTCGATACCTTCAGCCGAGAATATAAGATCACGCTGATTCATCAGCTGCGGCATACGGTCACGCTGGGAACGGACATCTTCGGCAACATTCAGCGACTGGATAACACCCTCGGCGCTTTTGAGGAACGAATGGCGGCGTGTGCCGAGCAGCTGGAGAATACACGGGTTCAGCTTGAAAACGCAAAGGCCGAGGTACAGAAGCCATTCCCCCAGGAGGAAGAACTGAAAACCAAATCGGCACGGCTAAATGAACTGAATGCGATGCTCAATCTCGACAAAAGAGAGAACGAGATCGTGGCCGGTGAGCGTGGCGAGGAGGAGCCGCAAAAATCATCCGCAGACAGAGAACGCTAA
- a CDS encoding TnpV protein, with protein MELTYTIQGDYLIPDLTVPESPKLGKYGMLRRTFLREHRDGIYTGMLLNGTLNSHLEEVDRQAQKMLDDLTEQMKALNGVTEQLKAEDQMRWVQMMNSIRHSAEEVILNDLIYA; from the coding sequence ATGGAACTGACCTATACGATACAGGGGGACTATCTGATTCCCGATCTGACCGTGCCGGAGAGTCCGAAGCTTGGGAAGTATGGAATGCTGCGGCGGACATTCCTCCGCGAGCACCGGGATGGGATCTACACCGGGATGCTGCTGAACGGAACACTGAACAGTCATTTGGAGGAGGTGGACCGGCAGGCGCAGAAGATGCTGGACGACCTGACCGAGCAGATGAAGGCGCTGAACGGAGTGACAGAGCAGTTGAAGGCGGAGGATCAGATGCGGTGGGTGCAGATGATGAACTCTATTCGTCACTCGGCGGAGGAAGTGATTCTGAACGACCTGATCTACGCGTAA